A region from the Prosthecobacter algae genome encodes:
- a CDS encoding pyridoxamine 5'-phosphate oxidase family protein has protein sequence MPQPAPLDPAELPALALATMKSAKFPVLATMDGDQPRVRPVSPVKTDGFIVYVANLRRYGKTAELAANPKAELCYTDDDHNQVRITATAEILTERAQIEDIWNSNALLRTYLRDINNPELIIYKFTPHRVRYMKEWALEYHEVRLS, from the coding sequence ATGCCCCAACCCGCCCCTCTTGATCCTGCCGAACTGCCCGCCCTGGCGCTGGCGACGATGAAAAGCGCCAAGTTCCCGGTGCTGGCGACGATGGACGGCGACCAACCCCGCGTGCGGCCCGTCTCCCCGGTGAAAACCGACGGCTTCATCGTCTATGTGGCCAACCTGCGCCGTTACGGCAAAACCGCCGAACTCGCTGCCAACCCGAAAGCCGAGCTCTGCTACACCGACGACGACCACAACCAGGTCCGCATCACCGCCACCGCCGAGATCCTCACCGAGCGTGCCCAGATTGAAGACATCTGGAACAGCAACGCCCTGCTGCGCACCTACCTCCGCGACATCAACAACCCTGAACTTATCATCTACAAGTTCACGCCCCACCGGGTGCGGTACATGAAGGAATGGGCGCTGGAGTATCATGAGGTGCGGCTGTCCTGA
- a CDS encoding Tex family protein, whose amino-acid sequence MSAANELNINIAHVERVAKELGLRAIQVGATAQLFADGATVPFIARYRKEATGSMDEVQIQNVKERMEQLVALDDRRTAIVKSLEERNLMTDVLRAKIEKAETMNTLEDIFAPFRPKRRTRATIAKEKGLEPLADFIEANLFTHGVNVDEEAAKFVNPDAATDELKVKDVADALSGARDIIAERISDHADARAALRKLFSEQSTVVSKVMYGKEAEADAQKFRDYFDWSEPLKSIPSHRMLAIRRGEKEGFLLMRINPPEDAAVQILTNLFVKGANACSDQMKLACADSYKRLLSSSMETEARLESKKKADGEAVRVFADNLRELLLTAPLGQKRVLGIDPGFRTGCKVVVLDAQGQLLFNDVIYLLGEGNSLMQAKTLIMNLVERYKIEAFAIGNGTASRETEAFINKIGVPKSIPVLMVNESGASIYSASEVAREEFPNHDITVRGAVSIARRLMDPLAELVKLDPKSIGVGQYQHDVDQNQLKSSLDNVVISAVNGVGVEINTASKQLLSYVSGLNSTHAANIVAFRNENGAFKTRKDLLKVPRLGDKAFEQAAGFLRIRGAANPLDASAVHPERYPLVEKMAADLGCTVADLMQKAELRQKLDLKKYVSEEVGLPTLQDIMNELAKPGRDPRKQFEVFNFAEGVNDMKDLTVGMKLPGIVTNVTAFGAFVDIGVHQDGLVHVSQLSDTFVRDAAEVVKVAQKVMVTVTEVDIQRKRIALSMKSKPDFEKKTGGGAAGGPRPAGQGGQGGQGGGNRSFGGGGGSNRSSGGGMGNPFGGGGGGDWFTAASQKGKK is encoded by the coding sequence ATGTCTGCCGCCAACGAACTCAACATCAACATCGCTCATGTCGAGCGTGTCGCCAAAGAACTGGGCCTGCGCGCCATCCAGGTCGGCGCGACCGCCCAGCTTTTTGCCGATGGTGCCACGGTACCCTTCATCGCCCGGTATCGTAAAGAGGCGACCGGGTCCATGGACGAAGTCCAGATCCAGAATGTGAAGGAACGCATGGAGCAACTGGTGGCCCTGGATGACCGCCGCACAGCCATCGTGAAATCCCTGGAAGAGCGCAATCTCATGACCGACGTGCTGCGCGCGAAGATCGAGAAGGCGGAGACGATGAATACCCTGGAGGACATCTTTGCCCCCTTCCGGCCCAAGCGCCGCACCCGCGCCACCATCGCCAAAGAAAAAGGCCTGGAGCCGCTGGCGGATTTCATTGAGGCGAACCTCTTCACCCATGGCGTGAATGTGGATGAGGAAGCCGCCAAGTTTGTGAACCCGGATGCCGCCACGGATGAACTGAAGGTGAAGGACGTGGCCGATGCCCTCAGCGGCGCGCGCGACATCATCGCCGAGCGCATCAGCGACCACGCCGATGCCCGTGCCGCCCTGCGCAAGCTGTTCAGCGAGCAGAGCACCGTCGTCTCCAAGGTCATGTATGGCAAAGAAGCCGAGGCCGATGCCCAGAAATTCCGTGATTACTTCGACTGGTCCGAGCCGCTGAAATCCATCCCCTCCCACCGCATGCTGGCCATCCGCCGCGGTGAGAAGGAGGGCTTCCTGCTCATGCGCATCAATCCCCCGGAAGATGCCGCCGTGCAGATTCTCACGAACCTGTTTGTGAAAGGCGCCAATGCCTGCTCCGACCAAATGAAGCTGGCCTGCGCCGACAGCTACAAGCGCCTGCTCAGCAGCAGCATGGAGACGGAAGCCCGCCTGGAATCCAAGAAAAAGGCCGATGGTGAAGCCGTGCGTGTCTTTGCCGACAACCTGCGTGAACTCCTGCTCACCGCTCCGCTGGGGCAGAAGCGCGTGCTGGGCATTGACCCTGGCTTCCGCACGGGTTGCAAAGTCGTGGTGCTGGATGCTCAGGGGCAGCTCCTGTTTAACGATGTGATCTATTTGTTAGGCGAAGGCAACAGCCTCATGCAGGCGAAGACGCTGATCATGAACTTGGTCGAGCGTTACAAGATCGAAGCCTTTGCCATCGGCAACGGCACCGCCAGCCGTGAGACGGAGGCCTTCATCAATAAGATCGGCGTGCCGAAGTCCATCCCCGTCCTCATGGTGAATGAAAGCGGTGCCTCCATTTACAGCGCCAGCGAAGTGGCACGCGAGGAGTTCCCCAACCACGACATCACCGTGCGCGGTGCCGTCTCCATTGCCCGTCGTCTGATGGACCCGCTGGCCGAATTGGTGAAGCTGGATCCCAAGTCCATCGGCGTGGGCCAGTATCAGCATGATGTGGATCAGAACCAGCTCAAGAGCAGCTTGGACAATGTGGTGATCAGCGCGGTGAACGGCGTGGGCGTGGAGATCAATACCGCCAGCAAGCAGCTCCTCAGCTATGTCTCCGGCCTCAACAGCACCCATGCAGCGAACATCGTGGCCTTCCGCAATGAGAACGGTGCTTTCAAGACTCGCAAGGACCTGCTGAAGGTGCCGCGCCTGGGGGACAAGGCCTTTGAACAGGCCGCCGGATTCCTGCGCATCCGTGGCGCGGCCAACCCGCTGGATGCCAGCGCCGTCCACCCCGAGCGTTACCCCTTGGTGGAAAAGATGGCCGCCGACCTGGGCTGCACCGTCGCTGACCTCATGCAGAAGGCCGAGCTGCGCCAGAAGCTGGATCTGAAAAAGTACGTCAGTGAAGAAGTGGGCCTGCCGACACTCCAGGACATCATGAACGAACTGGCCAAGCCAGGCCGCGATCCGCGCAAGCAGTTTGAAGTCTTCAACTTCGCTGAAGGCGTCAATGACATGAAGGACTTGACCGTGGGCATGAAGCTGCCGGGCATCGTTACGAACGTCACCGCCTTCGGTGCCTTTGTGGACATCGGCGTCCATCAGGACGGCCTCGTCCATGTCAGCCAGCTCAGCGACACTTTTGTCCGCGATGCAGCCGAAGTGGTGAAGGTGGCCCAGAAGGTCATGGTCACCGTCACCGAGGTGGACATCCAGCGCAAACGCATCGCCCTCAGTATGAAGTCCAAACCTGACTTCGAGAAGAAGACCGGTGGCGGTGCTGCCGGCGGCCCACGCCCCGCAGGGCAGGGAGGCCAGGGTGGACAAGGCGGTGGCAATCGCAGCTTCGGCGGTGGTGGTGGCAGCAACCGCAGCAGTGGCGGCGGCATGGGCAACCCCTTCGGCGGTGGCGGCGGCGGTGACTGGTTCACGGCAGCCTCACAGAAAGGTAAAAAGTAA
- a CDS encoding alginate O-acetyltransferase AlgX-related protein, whose amino-acid sequence MMMDEPLKFIRIFPLLLAGGFSAFPRQFAPWAFGTAFARMGYGYAKLLYLALNLESIYTLCVNAAPEAATSWSAFIGMVAFTGWIYMMFSGTADIWLGLMRLLRGELPEVIRHPFGARGFVDFWNRWGVLPVNHVPTASSALLRCGLLALSLLIAQGFSYGLLLWLLLQACLIGLDSWLGRFQVWTVKIPRWIKNILVIVAFTLSTPLLYGGGWDLALQEWGRLFSASPATVYSVFLDARLTTPHVCWLLWISVLTALVLPGFSWWMARGPRLRLLARSTGILLLGSMVLISISHTESASPPLVRAGKWLRNLSSQAGSRGVHQGADGWLYPDSDLHRLTQKRHTPGQVESILSLQKELQSQGGHLLLLPIPDKISLRPEPILPARYKGAVHPLGYHASIQRLKTAGVDVLDMTEKLWDQRNRLPLHFHQDTLWTAEAMKEIAVHTSRHIRKTYPQVVMDETPLVDAQFIERQDLGNLARFLHRHPEHTWSAETTQMVGLRGLTGAETSPVLIIGGDLVRAYDDPTLSFPPASVTDAPAGFPTQLGALIGRALAVTDEASPTPPISGKKLVIWIVRAGEL is encoded by the coding sequence ATGATGATGGATGAACCCCTTAAATTTATCCGGATCTTCCCGCTCTTGCTTGCCGGGGGATTCTCGGCGTTTCCCCGCCAGTTCGCGCCCTGGGCCTTCGGCACCGCTTTTGCCAGGATGGGCTACGGCTATGCCAAGCTGTTGTATCTGGCCCTGAATCTCGAAAGCATTTACACCCTCTGTGTCAATGCCGCGCCCGAGGCCGCCACCAGTTGGTCGGCATTCATCGGCATGGTGGCCTTCACCGGGTGGATCTACATGATGTTCTCCGGCACGGCCGATATTTGGTTGGGATTGATGAGGTTACTCAGAGGCGAATTGCCCGAGGTCATCCGCCATCCCTTTGGCGCCAGGGGTTTCGTGGATTTCTGGAACCGCTGGGGAGTCCTGCCAGTCAATCACGTCCCCACGGCTTCATCGGCTCTCCTTCGTTGCGGCCTCTTGGCGCTCAGTCTTCTTATTGCTCAGGGGTTTAGCTACGGCTTGTTGCTTTGGCTCCTGCTCCAGGCCTGCCTCATTGGGTTAGACTCTTGGTTAGGCCGTTTCCAGGTGTGGACCGTGAAGATTCCCCGTTGGATCAAAAACATCCTGGTCATTGTCGCTTTTACCTTGAGCACCCCCTTGCTCTACGGCGGCGGTTGGGATCTCGCCCTGCAGGAATGGGGCCGTCTTTTCAGTGCCTCCCCCGCGACCGTGTACTCCGTCTTTCTCGATGCCCGTCTCACCACCCCGCATGTTTGCTGGCTCCTGTGGATCAGCGTCCTCACCGCCCTCGTCCTGCCAGGCTTTTCCTGGTGGATGGCGCGCGGCCCACGTCTTCGCCTCCTTGCCAGAAGCACCGGCATTCTCCTGTTAGGATCCATGGTTTTGATCAGCATCTCGCACACTGAATCCGCTTCTCCCCCCCTCGTGCGGGCCGGGAAATGGCTTCGTAATCTTTCCAGCCAGGCTGGGAGCCGTGGCGTTCACCAGGGGGCCGATGGCTGGCTCTATCCGGATTCGGATCTCCACCGCCTCACTCAAAAGCGACACACCCCGGGTCAGGTCGAGTCCATCCTCAGCCTGCAAAAGGAACTGCAAAGCCAGGGCGGTCATCTGCTGCTTTTGCCCATCCCCGACAAGATCAGCCTCCGGCCCGAACCCATCCTCCCTGCCAGATACAAAGGTGCTGTTCATCCCTTGGGTTATCACGCGTCGATTCAGCGGCTCAAGACCGCCGGCGTGGATGTTCTCGACATGACCGAAAAACTTTGGGATCAGCGCAACCGCCTCCCCCTCCACTTCCATCAGGACACCCTCTGGACCGCCGAGGCCATGAAGGAAATCGCCGTCCACACCTCCCGCCACATCCGCAAAACTTACCCCCAGGTCGTGATGGATGAAACCCCTCTCGTGGATGCCCAGTTCATCGAGCGCCAAGACCTCGGCAACCTCGCCCGCTTCCTGCACCGCCACCCCGAACACACCTGGTCCGCAGAGACCACCCAGATGGTCGGCCTGCGCGGCCTCACCGGGGCCGAAACTTCCCCCGTCCTCATCATCGGCGGCGATCTCGTCCGCGCCTACGATGACCCCACCCTCAGCTTCCCCCCCGCTTCCGTCACCGATGCTCCGGCTGGCTTCCCCACCCAGCTCGGTGCCCTCATCGGCCGCGCCCTCGCCGTCACCGACGAGGCTTCTCCCACTCCTCCCATCAGCGGCAAAAAACTCGTCATCTGGATCGTCAGGGCAGGGGAGCTGTAA
- the trmD gene encoding tRNA (guanosine(37)-N1)-methyltransferase TrmD, whose protein sequence is MRLDVITLFPELITVPMGTSIMGRAQEKGAITVGVHDLREQGLGKHKQVDDTPYGGGQGMLLRPEPLFATLEKVHAEGSRVILMSPAGKPFNQAAAQRLAGEEHLIFLSGHYEGMDQRVVDHWVDEELSLGDYVLTNGAIAAVVVMDAIVRLLPGVLGDDLSAVEESFGPAGLLEAPHYTKPAEFQGLRVPDILLSGNHAKIAEWRQKQALERTRRMRPDLLE, encoded by the coding sequence GTGCGCCTGGACGTCATTACTCTTTTTCCTGAACTCATCACTGTGCCGATGGGCACGAGCATCATGGGGCGGGCCCAGGAGAAGGGGGCGATCACGGTGGGGGTGCATGATCTGCGCGAGCAGGGGCTGGGCAAACACAAGCAGGTGGATGACACGCCGTATGGCGGTGGGCAGGGCATGCTGCTGAGGCCGGAGCCGCTGTTTGCGACGCTGGAAAAGGTGCATGCAGAGGGCAGCCGGGTGATCCTGATGTCGCCTGCCGGGAAGCCTTTTAACCAAGCGGCGGCACAGCGGCTGGCGGGGGAGGAGCATCTGATTTTTCTATCCGGCCACTATGAGGGCATGGACCAGCGGGTGGTGGACCACTGGGTGGATGAGGAGCTGAGCCTGGGGGACTATGTGCTGACGAATGGAGCCATCGCGGCGGTGGTGGTGATGGACGCGATCGTGCGGCTGCTGCCGGGAGTGCTGGGCGATGACCTGAGCGCGGTGGAGGAATCCTTTGGCCCAGCGGGCTTGCTAGAAGCGCCGCATTACACGAAGCCGGCGGAGTTTCAGGGGCTGCGGGTGCCGGACATTTTGCTGAGCGGGAATCACGCGAAGATCGCGGAATGGCGGCAGAAGCAGGCGCTGGAGCGGACGCGGAGGATGCGGCCGGATTTGCTGGAGTAG